The Aeoliella mucimassa genome includes the window TCCGAGCACTTCGAACGGCTCCAGCCCAATTGGGTTCAGCTGCAGCTGCGGTACCAGGCTCTGGCTCTCGCTCGTGAACGCGTAGTCGAACGATTGCCGAATCCGCTGCTCCACCTGCTGCTCGCAGTACAGCGGCACCGGCCCATCCAGGTAGAACTGCATGAGTCGCAGGTCGTCGAGTCCAAACACGTGGTCGGCGTGCTCGTGCGTGTAGAGCACCGCATGCACTAAACCGATGTCCTCGCGGAGTAGCTGCATGCGCAGGTCGGGCGAGGTGTCTATCAGCAAGTTGCCTTCCGGAAGGCCGAGAATGGCACTCGCACGCAAGCGTTTGTTGCGGGGATCAGGCGACCGGCAAACCTCGCACCCGCACCCTACCGAGGGGACCCCGACACTGGTACCGGTGCCGAGAAGAATCATTTCCCCCGTGAAATCAGTCGTAACTAAGCAGTCAGGCACGTTCAGGGCTTCCGCAGCAACAGGCTTTTGGCAGGTGATAGCACTCAACAACGGGGCGTGGTGCGCTGCTGTTGACCGACTTTTCTATCGGTTGTAAACTTTTATGCTGCACTATCTTACGACGACAAACACCGGCTTGCCAA containing:
- a CDS encoding MBL fold metallo-hydrolase, which translates into the protein MPDCLVTTDFTGEMILLGTGTSVGVPSVGCGCEVCRSPDPRNKRLRASAILGLPEGNLLIDTSPDLRMQLLREDIGLVHAVLYTHEHADHVFGLDDLRLMQFYLDGPVPLYCEQQVEQRIRQSFDYAFTSESQSLVPQLQLNPIGLEPFEVLGTQITPMRLNHGTAFEVLGFRFGNIAYCTDVNHIPTESMAKLQGLDVLILDALRVTPSKTHFTLDQAIEVAQELGAKQTYFTHVAHELEYHATNARLPEGMALAYDGLRIPLS